A single Anopheles arabiensis isolate DONGOLA chromosome 2, AaraD3, whole genome shotgun sequence DNA region contains:
- the LOC120898573 gene encoding uncharacterized protein LOC120898573, which translates to MNPADATMDLPTEEEQRRASLGRPGFVNPAVMQQPGTSQPHVPSVHEVAFHHQVSPNGHLYPPSQLGPASAQPVSAPSQFVQPPSQTGSAVVDNAVLLQTLKMMQQQMTQQQQLISKIMAQQISQPAFTPNFNPEQATEALANSIMEFRFDPEAGITFRTWFSRYEELFNEDACRLSDAAKVRLLLRKLGAAEHDRYLSFILPLRSSEFSFKETIAKLAVLFDVQESLISKRYKCLQLTRKPEEDLLTYACRVNKSCVEFELSKLDEEQLKCLLFVCGLREERDVEVRTRLLAKIEDREQITLQQLSEDCSRIAALKRDSAMIQENERTGNSPEEIMSKDMISSVLPHGTPSPADHAGFVAIDIGCKTANTNRTHAKIAE; encoded by the exons ATGAACCCCGCTGATGCAACGATGGATTTACCGACGGAGGAGGAGCAGCGACGTGCATCCTTAGGCCGGCCGGGATTTGTCAACCCGGCGGTGATGCAGCAACCCGGAACATCGCAGCCGCACGTTCCCTCCGTGCACGAAGTAGCGTTCCATCATCAGGTGTCCCCAAACGGGCACCTCTATCCGCCATCGCAATTGGGACCCGCATCAGCGCAGCCGGTATCAGCGCCATCGCAATTTGTGCAACCGCCATCGCAAACGGGCTCAGCTGTAGTGGATAACGCCGTACTCCTGCAAACGCTGAAAATGATGCAGCAACAAATgacccagcaacagcagcttaTTAGTAAAATAATGGCCCAGCAAATAAGCCAGCCCGCATTTACGCCAAATTTCAATCCAGAGCAAGCAACGGAAGCATTAGCCAATTCGATTATGGAATTTCGGTTCGATCCTGAAGCTGGCATCACCTTCAGAACATGGTTTTCCCGGTACGAGGAGCTGTTCAACGAGGATGCTTGTCGGTTAAGTGATGCAGCAAAAGTGCGACTTCTTTTAAGGAAGCTAGGTGCAGCCGAGCATGATCGGTATTTGTCGTTTATCCTGCCCCTACGTTCAAGTGAATTTTCATTCAAGGAGACGATCGCAAAGCTCGCTGTGCTGTTCGACGTGCAGGAATCCTTGATAAGCAAAAGGTACAAGTGTTTGCAGCTTACAAGGAAACCTGAAGAGGATCTGCTTACCTACGCATGTCGTGTAAATAAATCATGCGTAGAGTTcgagctcagcaagctcgacGAGGAACAGCTAAAGTGCCTCTTATTCGTTTGTGGATTAAGAGAAGAACGAGACGTCGAAGTGCGAACCAGATTGTTGGCGAAAATCGAGGATCGAGAGCAGATTACGTTGCAGCAACTGTCAGAGGATTGTAGTCGCATTGCCGCACTAAAAAGAGACAGCGCAATGATACAAGAAAATGAACG CACCGGCAATTCCCCAGAAGAAATAATGTCCAAAGATATGATAAGCAGCGTCCTCCCGCACGGAACACCCAGCCCAGCCGACCATGCTGGCTTTGTGGCGATAGACATTGGGTGCAAGACTGCGAATACAAATCGCACACATGCCAAGATTGCGGAATAG